Proteins from one Niallia circulans genomic window:
- a CDS encoding winged helix-turn-helix transcriptional regulator: MSEEKTPRNLSEKVEKLYQFISKKWTGLIIHALMDEPKRFSEIHSFIPDLSKRMLNERIKDLEHHGIVIRNVITERPIRTEYSLTKKGHELGKALDVVELWAKKWM, from the coding sequence ATGAGCGAAGAAAAGACTCCGCGTAACTTAAGCGAAAAGGTGGAGAAGCTGTACCAATTCATCAGTAAGAAGTGGACTGGCCTTATTATTCATGCACTGATGGATGAACCGAAGCGATTCAGCGAAATCCACAGCTTTATTCCAGATCTCAGCAAACGTATGCTTAATGAACGAATTAAGGATCTTGAGCATCACGGCATCGTCATTCGCAATGTTATTACAGAAAGACCGATACGCACCGAATATTCCTTAACAAAAAAAGGCCATGAACTAGGCAAAGCATTGGATGTAGTAGAATTATGGGCAAAAAAATGGATGTAA
- a CDS encoding NAD-dependent malic enzyme, translating into MSKVIFLEKDGSIHTALKGKDVLANPLLNKGVAFTEKEREELGLNGILPPAVLTLEEQVQRAYEQFTSKSTNLEKNNSLNDLFNRNVVLYYRLLTDHLSEMLPIVYTPTVGQSIQEYSHEYHRPGGVYLSINDLDGIEQALANTGASSDDIDLIVATDSESILGIGDWGVGGINIAIGKLAVYTAAAGIHPKRVLPVVLDAGTNNEKLINDPLYIGNRHERIRGEKYNQFIDAYIEKSLEMFPNALLHWEDFGNVNARHIIEKYKDKVLTFNDDIQGTGAVTLAGILSGLKIKNESLKDQRILVFGPGAAGIGNADQMKDTMVLAGLTEEEACARFWAVDHRGLLTDGMDGILSFQKPYVRPEAEVADWERENGIITLMETVKHVKPTILIGTSGVAGAFTEAIVKEMAKHVERPIIMPMSNPTHLAEAVPADLIEWTDGKALIATGSPFDAVEYKGVSYEIGQSNNAFVFPGLGLGSIVVKSKLITDSMFIASADAVAKLCDTNKEGASLLPSITQLREVSYEVAVAVAKAAIADGVAQSVPANVEQAVKDAMWYPVYKDIEVL; encoded by the coding sequence ATGAGCAAAGTTATTTTCTTAGAAAAAGACGGTTCCATTCATACAGCATTGAAAGGTAAAGATGTTCTAGCAAATCCATTGCTGAACAAAGGAGTTGCCTTTACAGAAAAAGAAAGAGAGGAGCTTGGCCTAAACGGTATCTTGCCTCCGGCTGTGTTGACTCTTGAAGAGCAAGTGCAAAGAGCATATGAGCAATTCACATCAAAGTCGACTAATTTAGAGAAAAACAATTCATTAAATGATTTGTTTAATCGTAATGTCGTTTTATATTACAGACTTTTGACAGATCATTTAAGTGAAATGCTGCCAATCGTTTACACACCAACTGTTGGTCAATCCATCCAAGAATACAGCCATGAATACCATCGTCCAGGTGGAGTTTACTTATCTATTAATGATTTAGACGGTATTGAGCAAGCTCTTGCTAATACAGGCGCTTCTTCAGACGATATAGATTTGATCGTAGCAACAGACTCTGAGAGCATTTTAGGTATTGGTGACTGGGGCGTTGGCGGTATTAATATCGCAATCGGAAAATTAGCTGTTTATACTGCTGCAGCTGGTATCCATCCTAAACGTGTATTACCAGTAGTGCTTGATGCAGGTACAAATAATGAAAAACTAATTAACGACCCATTATATATCGGTAACCGTCATGAAAGAATTCGCGGTGAAAAATATAATCAGTTCATTGATGCTTATATCGAAAAATCCCTTGAAATGTTCCCGAATGCATTGCTGCACTGGGAAGATTTCGGTAATGTAAATGCTCGTCATATCATTGAAAAATATAAAGATAAAGTATTAACATTCAATGATGACATTCAAGGAACTGGTGCTGTTACATTGGCAGGTATTCTTTCAGGCCTGAAAATCAAAAATGAATCATTGAAGGACCAACGCATTCTAGTATTTGGACCAGGCGCTGCAGGTATTGGAAACGCAGACCAAATGAAAGATACTATGGTTCTTGCAGGTTTGACAGAGGAAGAAGCATGTGCAAGATTCTGGGCTGTCGATCATAGAGGTCTCTTAACAGATGGAATGGACGGAATTTTAAGCTTCCAAAAACCATATGTACGTCCTGAAGCTGAAGTTGCTGATTGGGAAAGAGAAAATGGCATCATTACATTAATGGAAACAGTTAAACATGTGAAGCCAACTATCTTAATTGGTACTTCAGGTGTTGCTGGTGCATTCACAGAAGCAATCGTTAAAGAAATGGCTAAACATGTGGAGCGTCCAATTATTATGCCAATGTCCAATCCAACTCACCTTGCAGAAGCAGTTCCTGCAGATTTGATTGAATGGACAGACGGTAAAGCATTAATCGCAACTGGAAGCCCATTTGATGCTGTCGAATATAAAGGTGTAAGCTACGAAATTGGACAATCCAATAATGCTTTCGTATTCCCAGGCCTTGGTCTTGGTTCGATTGTAGTTAAATCAAAATTAATCACAGACAGCATGTTTATTGCGTCTGCAGATGCAGTTGCGAAGCTTTGCGATACAAATAAAGAAGGAGCTTCCTTGCTTCCAAGCATTACGCAGCTTCGTGAAGTTTCCTATGAAGTAGCAGTTGCTGTTGCAAAAGCAGCGATTGCAGATGGTGTTGCACAAAGCGTTCCTGCAAATGTTGAGCAAGCAGTGAAGGATGCTATGTGGTATCCAGTATATAAAGATATCGAAGTACTATAA
- a CDS encoding AEC family transporter: MGIGQIFIILIPIFFVIILGYLAGYFKKFDAASSKGLNTLVTKFALPAHLFVGITTTSKQTLIDKWPFFVTMFIGIIGFYIVLLLISRFVFKTATTPASMFSLNSTQPSFAFMGIPVLGSIFGADAVAIPIAITGVVVNALLDPLASIIGTIGQSSANAKEKGQSLWKVTISSILHGLSEPLACVPLLGVVLILCGFHSPDILADSLDEIGSITSGAALFAIGVTIGIRNIKFSKIAIGIAFIKAIIHPLAMVLIALMMGLSKTDMTNAILLVAFPGSAVAAMIATRFETLEAETASSFVLSAILSLITLPIFLSWLM, from the coding sequence ATGGGTATAGGTCAAATATTTATTATATTAATACCAATTTTCTTTGTCATTATTTTAGGATACTTGGCAGGATATTTTAAGAAGTTTGATGCAGCATCATCTAAAGGTCTGAACACACTTGTTACAAAGTTTGCATTGCCTGCGCATTTATTTGTCGGGATTACAACAACGTCTAAACAAACTTTAATTGATAAATGGCCGTTCTTTGTAACGATGTTCATTGGAATTATCGGCTTCTATATTGTTCTTTTACTGATTTCACGTTTCGTATTTAAAACAGCTACAACTCCAGCATCTATGTTTTCTTTAAATTCTACGCAACCATCCTTTGCATTTATGGGTATCCCTGTACTGGGGAGTATCTTTGGTGCAGATGCAGTAGCAATTCCTATTGCAATAACTGGTGTAGTAGTTAATGCTCTTCTTGATCCTTTGGCTAGTATTATTGGTACAATTGGCCAGTCAAGTGCCAATGCTAAGGAAAAGGGACAAAGCTTGTGGAAAGTAACGATTTCTTCTATTCTGCATGGATTGTCTGAACCACTTGCATGTGTACCGTTACTTGGTGTCGTTTTAATTCTTTGCGGTTTCCATTCACCAGACATATTGGCAGACAGCTTAGACGAAATTGGTTCAATCACTTCAGGTGCTGCTTTGTTTGCGATTGGTGTAACTATCGGTATCCGTAATATTAAGTTTAGTAAAATTGCCATCGGGATTGCCTTCATTAAAGCGATTATTCATCCATTAGCGATGGTTCTGATTGCTCTTATGATGGGATTATCGAAAACAGATATGACAAATGCCATTCTATTGGTTGCTTTCCCAGGATCAGCAGTTGCTGCCATGATTGCAACAAGATTTGAGACATTGGAAGCTGAAACAGCATCTTCCTTTGTCCTTAGTGCAATCCTTTCCTTAATTACATTACCAATCTTCTTATCTTGGTTAATGTGA
- a CDS encoding cold-shock protein produces MATGKVKWFNAEKGFGFIETSEGQDVFVHFSAIQSEGFKTLDEGQEVSFDIEEGQRGPQAANVTKA; encoded by the coding sequence ATGGCTACAGGTAAAGTAAAATGGTTCAACGCTGAAAAAGGATTTGGTTTCATCGAAACTTCAGAAGGACAAGATGTATTCGTACATTTCAGCGCTATTCAATCTGAAGGTTTCAAAACTTTGGATGAAGGACAAGAAGTTTCTTTTGACATAGAAGAAGGACAACGCGGACCTCAAGCTGCTAACGTTACTAAAGCTTAA
- a CDS encoding glycerophosphodiester phosphodiesterase produces the protein MTLIFAHRGYSARFPENTMRAFTEAEGSLANGIELDVQLTKDGEIVVIHDETVDRTTNGTGYVVDYNFSDLRKLQASYKFTGSKVQIPSLREVFEWMQGNKLLCNIEFKNNNIPYEGLEEKTIALIREFGLSDRIIFSSFNHYSMVHSYRIAPDIETAVLMSDRIYQPWIYAGAMKAKGIHPNYKRITTAMVEQAEKNGIQVRPYTVNDPKKMNEFIQAGISAIITDEPVEARSILEASR, from the coding sequence ATGACATTGATATTCGCCCATAGAGGTTACTCTGCACGTTTTCCTGAAAATACAATGAGAGCATTTACAGAGGCAGAAGGGTCTTTGGCAAACGGGATAGAATTGGATGTTCAACTGACAAAGGATGGCGAGATAGTCGTTATTCATGATGAAACAGTGGATCGTACGACAAATGGAACTGGATATGTAGTAGACTATAATTTTTCTGATTTAAGGAAATTACAAGCTTCCTATAAATTTACAGGCAGTAAAGTACAAATACCTTCATTAAGAGAAGTATTTGAATGGATGCAAGGCAACAAACTTTTATGCAATATAGAATTTAAAAATAATAATATCCCTTATGAAGGGCTGGAAGAGAAAACAATCGCACTTATAAGAGAATTTGGATTAAGTGACAGAATTATTTTTTCATCCTTTAATCATTACAGCATGGTTCACAGCTACCGGATTGCGCCTGACATAGAGACAGCGGTACTTATGTCTGACAGGATATATCAGCCGTGGATTTACGCAGGAGCAATGAAAGCAAAAGGAATCCATCCTAATTACAAAAGGATTACTACTGCTATGGTAGAGCAAGCTGAAAAAAATGGCATTCAGGTTAGACCATATACAGTGAACGATCCTAAAAAGATGAATGAATTCATTCAAGCAGGCATTTCAGCCATCATAACAGATGAACCGGTAGAAGCTAGAAGTATACTCGAAGCTTCCCGTTAA
- a CDS encoding sigma 54-interacting transcriptional regulator, which yields MDLSYQSIEQSIFQELKEAVILIDKHGKIVCYNQQAKVVAQSQHNRELSMHAHILDVFPKSELMRVLQTKKAEIRKIFRLSDKLSVHVSRFPLLDKGGELLGAAAIIQQDGASAENNWQIDEYIQEGMQTVLQHTSQAFVILNEQGFTILQNPAHENFLLTLQKDSGAEAVWKQKLEEVCKKTLQTRRMVEEKIRGKSIEGSIKCLPNLIDGVLRGCILFIDHNVEQAELRKKLEQSRRIIRALETQSRFKDFTINSPRMKMAVQQAKIAADMDYPVFLRGAAGTGKKMLANAIHNDGKRKYQAFTAVDCLKDEQKLADYLGRMSSKDISSHPQGTVYFKNITALSLTKQMQLHQIVLNSQENAAVYRLIVSSDVNVETAMLDGAFQKELYYDLLQTSIHMPALKERKEDIAPLVKEWIQIGNEEYGSCITSIDPAAMEVLQNFPYNNNFKELRASLEHSLAKLDRGITTLSESHLAFFANAKNSHAESNPEIGDKPLSELVEEYEKVIIQKTMAELDGNKTLTAKKLGLSVRNLYYKLEKYQLN from the coding sequence ATGGATCTGTCTTATCAATCAATAGAGCAATCCATCTTTCAGGAATTAAAAGAAGCTGTCATCCTGATTGATAAACACGGTAAAATCGTTTGCTATAACCAACAGGCTAAAGTTGTTGCTCAAAGCCAGCACAACCGGGAATTATCGATGCATGCACATATTCTTGACGTATTTCCAAAAAGTGAACTGATGAGAGTTCTGCAGACAAAAAAGGCGGAAATAAGAAAAATATTTCGTTTAAGTGACAAGCTGTCTGTTCACGTATCCCGTTTTCCCCTTTTAGATAAAGGTGGAGAACTGCTCGGCGCAGCAGCTATCATACAACAGGACGGAGCTTCTGCAGAAAACAACTGGCAGATTGATGAATACATACAAGAAGGAATGCAGACAGTTCTGCAACATACATCACAGGCTTTTGTAATTTTGAATGAACAAGGATTTACTATCTTGCAAAATCCTGCACACGAGAATTTTTTGCTCACGCTGCAAAAAGACAGCGGAGCAGAAGCTGTTTGGAAACAGAAGCTAGAAGAGGTTTGTAAGAAGACATTGCAAACAAGACGGATGGTCGAAGAGAAGATAAGGGGCAAATCAATTGAAGGCAGTATTAAATGTCTTCCTAACTTGATAGATGGCGTGCTAAGGGGCTGTATTCTGTTCATTGACCATAATGTGGAGCAAGCAGAGCTCAGGAAAAAACTAGAGCAATCAAGAAGAATAATTCGCGCTTTGGAAACGCAGAGCAGATTCAAGGATTTTACAATAAATTCTCCGAGAATGAAAATGGCGGTCCAGCAAGCGAAAATTGCTGCAGACATGGATTATCCCGTTTTTTTGAGAGGGGCTGCAGGAACAGGCAAGAAGATGCTTGCTAATGCTATCCATAATGACGGAAAAAGAAAATATCAAGCATTTACTGCTGTTGATTGTTTGAAGGATGAGCAAAAGCTTGCAGACTATTTGGGCAGGATGAGTAGCAAGGATATTTCCAGTCATCCGCAAGGAACCGTCTATTTTAAAAATATTACAGCTTTATCTTTGACCAAGCAAATGCAGCTGCATCAAATTGTTCTTAACAGTCAGGAAAATGCGGCTGTCTACCGTTTGATTGTTTCTTCTGATGTAAATGTAGAAACAGCTATGCTAGATGGAGCCTTTCAAAAAGAGCTTTATTATGACCTGCTGCAAACAAGCATCCATATGCCAGCATTAAAAGAAAGAAAAGAAGACATCGCTCCACTTGTTAAAGAGTGGATTCAGATTGGCAATGAGGAATACGGAAGCTGTATAACATCGATTGACCCAGCAGCAATGGAAGTGCTGCAAAATTTTCCATACAATAATAATTTTAAGGAATTGCGGGCAAGTTTAGAGCATTCACTAGCAAAATTAGATAGAGGGATTACTACTTTAAGTGAAAGTCATCTTGCTTTTTTCGCAAATGCCAAGAACAGCCATGCAGAAAGCAATCCTGAGATTGGGGATAAGCCTCTTTCTGAACTGGTCGAAGAATATGAAAAGGTCATTATACAAAAAACAATGGCTGAGCTTGATGGAAACAAGACGCTTACCGCAAAAAAATTAGGTTTATCCGTTCGGAATTTATATTATAAATTGGAAAAATATCAATTAAACTAG
- the buk gene encoding butyrate kinase, translating to MKKKHRILIINPKADLTAIALYENEVPIFEQSIIQEDTKSYPAVSLQAPARTKKILDFLLSEGINLSKINAVAGRGGLLKPIKGGTYMVNDEMLEDLKAGERGEHASNLGGIIAAEIAGGLNIPAFIVDPVVVDELDDVARISGYPLISRKSVFHALNHKACGRRAAMELGKRYEDCHFIVAHLGDGITIGAHKQGKVIDVNNGLNGEGPFSPERAGSLPHGDLIDLCYSGKYSYKEMKEQLLYHAGISGYLNKKDLSQLEEGMKGGSEQDELVFRALAYQVAKEIGSASTVLSGRIDAIILTGVMAYSHLLVEEVVKRINWIADVFTYPGENDMQSLANGCLRVLRGEEQAKEYTHKVGVTGE from the coding sequence ATGAAGAAAAAGCATCGCATATTAATCATAAATCCGAAAGCAGACCTAACGGCTATTGCATTATATGAGAATGAAGTACCCATCTTTGAACAATCTATCATACAGGAGGATACAAAAAGTTATCCTGCTGTCTCCCTTCAAGCACCAGCTCGGACCAAGAAAATTCTTGATTTTCTTTTGTCAGAAGGCATTAACCTTTCGAAAATTAATGCTGTTGCCGGCAGAGGCGGGCTGTTAAAGCCAATCAAAGGCGGTACATACATGGTTAACGACGAGATGCTAGAAGATTTGAAAGCTGGTGAAAGAGGAGAGCATGCCTCCAATTTGGGAGGAATTATTGCTGCAGAGATTGCTGGTGGATTGAATATCCCGGCATTCATTGTAGATCCTGTTGTCGTTGATGAGCTAGATGATGTTGCAAGGATATCAGGTTATCCGCTCATCTCAAGAAAAAGTGTATTTCATGCACTGAATCATAAAGCGTGCGGAAGAAGAGCTGCCATGGAGCTCGGCAAGCGCTATGAGGACTGTCATTTTATTGTGGCGCATCTTGGCGATGGTATAACGATAGGAGCACATAAGCAAGGCAAGGTTATTGACGTGAATAATGGATTAAATGGAGAAGGGCCTTTCAGTCCTGAAAGAGCAGGCAGTCTCCCACACGGAGATTTGATTGACCTTTGTTATTCAGGTAAATACAGCTACAAGGAAATGAAAGAGCAATTGCTGTACCATGCAGGGATTTCAGGCTATTTAAATAAGAAGGATCTCAGCCAATTAGAGGAAGGCATGAAGGGTGGGAGCGAGCAGGATGAACTCGTTTTCCGTGCATTAGCGTATCAAGTAGCGAAGGAGATCGGGAGTGCGAGCACAGTCCTGTCAGGTCGAATTGACGCGATAATTTTAACTGGGGTGATGGCATACAGCCATTTACTCGTTGAGGAAGTTGTCAAAAGAATAAATTGGATTGCAGATGTGTTTACATATCCAGGTGAAAATGACATGCAATCACTTGCGAACGGCTGTTTACGTGTGCTTCGCGGTGAAGAGCAAGCAAAAGAATATACACATAAAGTTGGAGTAACAGGAGAGTGA
- the lpdA gene encoding dihydrolipoyl dehydrogenase: MANEYDLVILGGGTGGYVAAIRASQLGLKTAIVEKGKLGGTCLHNGCIPSKALLRSAEVYATTKKAEDFGVLTSDVSLDFGKVQARKAGIVQKLHSGVQYLMKKGKIDVYEGNGRILGPSIFSPIPGTISVEMNNGEENEMLLPKNVIVSTGSRPNTLPGLDIDGKYVLSSEEALKMEELPKSILIVGGGVIGVEWASMLADFDVDVTVIEYSNTIIPTEDKEISLELKKQLEKKGVKVVTGAKVLPETVEKKEQVSIQAELKGEKVFFAAEKLLVSVGRIGNVEGIGLENTDIIVNNNKIEVNDHFQTKESHIYAIGDVIGGLQLAHVASHEGMKAVEHIAGMTPERLDYQKIAKCIYTHPEVASIGYSEEEAIAKGFEVKKGKFSFQAIGKALVYGEQEGFVKIIADRQTDDILGVHIIGPHATDMISEAALATVLDAAPWEIGATIHPHPTLSEAIGEAALAVDGKEIHG, encoded by the coding sequence ATGGCTAATGAATATGATTTAGTTATTTTAGGAGGAGGTACTGGCGGCTATGTTGCCGCAATTCGCGCCTCTCAATTAGGTCTTAAAACAGCCATCGTCGAAAAAGGCAAGCTTGGCGGAACATGCCTGCATAATGGCTGTATCCCAAGCAAAGCATTATTGAGAAGTGCAGAAGTTTATGCCACTACAAAAAAAGCAGAGGACTTTGGTGTACTTACTAGCGATGTGAGTCTTGACTTTGGAAAAGTCCAAGCGAGAAAGGCTGGGATTGTCCAAAAGCTTCATAGTGGTGTGCAATATTTAATGAAAAAAGGCAAAATAGACGTTTATGAAGGAAATGGAAGAATCCTTGGTCCTTCCATCTTCTCACCAATACCAGGAACCATCTCGGTGGAAATGAATAATGGAGAAGAAAATGAAATGCTGCTTCCGAAAAACGTCATTGTTTCTACTGGTTCAAGACCAAATACATTGCCAGGACTAGATATTGATGGTAAGTATGTTCTCAGCTCTGAGGAAGCATTGAAAATGGAGGAGCTACCTAAATCAATTCTTATCGTCGGCGGCGGTGTTATTGGAGTGGAATGGGCTTCTATGCTTGCTGATTTTGATGTCGATGTTACGGTGATTGAATACAGTAACACAATTATTCCGACAGAAGATAAAGAAATTAGCTTAGAGCTGAAAAAACAGCTTGAAAAGAAGGGTGTTAAGGTCGTCACAGGTGCTAAAGTACTGCCTGAGACAGTGGAGAAAAAAGAGCAAGTTTCCATCCAAGCCGAATTAAAGGGCGAAAAGGTATTTTTTGCTGCTGAAAAGCTGCTTGTGTCGGTTGGAAGAATTGGCAATGTAGAAGGCATTGGGTTAGAGAATACAGATATTATTGTGAACAATAATAAAATAGAAGTAAATGACCATTTCCAAACAAAGGAATCACATATTTACGCGATTGGAGATGTAATCGGTGGTCTGCAGCTTGCCCATGTTGCTTCTCACGAAGGGATGAAGGCTGTTGAGCATATTGCAGGAATGACGCCTGAGCGTCTCGATTACCAAAAAATCGCCAAATGTATTTATACACATCCTGAAGTAGCAAGCATTGGCTATTCGGAAGAAGAGGCTATTGCAAAGGGCTTTGAGGTGAAAAAAGGGAAGTTCTCCTTCCAAGCAATCGGAAAGGCGTTAGTATATGGCGAACAAGAAGGCTTTGTCAAAATAATCGCAGACCGTCAAACAGATGACATATTAGGTGTTCATATTATTGGTCCACATGCGACAGATATGATTTCAGAAGCGGCACTAGCGACGGTGCTTGACGCGGCTCCGTGGGAAATTGGAGCAACCATACATCCTCACCCGACATTGTCGGAAGCAATCGGAGAGGCTGCGCTTGCAGTCGATGGAAAGGAGATACACGGATGA
- a CDS encoding thiamine pyrophosphate-dependent dehydrogenase E1 component subunit alpha, with translation MVEKRHLQAGLTDEQVLEMYRYMLLARRIDERMWLLNRSGKIPFVVSCQGQEAAQVGTAFAFDRAKDYSLPYYRDLGVVLAFGQTPKEIMLQGFAKAEDPNSGGRQMPGHFGQKKNRIVTGSSPVTTQVPHAVGIALAGKIEKKDFVTYVSFGEGSSNQGDFHEGANFAGVHKLPVIFVCENNKYAISVPIEKQLACENVSDRAIGYGMPGYTVDGNDPIEVYRVTKEAVDRARRGEGPTLIETVSYRLTPHSSDDDDRAYRGREEVAEAKAKDPVITFKQYLLDTGVLTEDMDKELNADMMQIIDDATEYAEKAPYAKPEDAMNYVYGN, from the coding sequence ATGGTAGAAAAACGCCATTTACAGGCAGGATTAACAGATGAGCAAGTACTTGAAATGTATAGATATATGCTTTTGGCACGCCGTATTGATGAAAGAATGTGGCTGTTAAATCGTTCAGGTAAAATTCCATTCGTTGTTTCATGCCAAGGGCAAGAAGCAGCTCAGGTAGGTACAGCATTTGCTTTTGACAGGGCGAAGGATTATTCACTGCCGTATTATCGTGATTTAGGGGTTGTGCTTGCATTCGGACAAACACCAAAGGAAATTATGCTTCAAGGGTTTGCTAAGGCAGAGGATCCGAACTCAGGCGGCAGACAAATGCCAGGACATTTCGGGCAAAAGAAAAACCGGATCGTAACTGGTTCTTCACCTGTAACGACACAGGTTCCGCATGCTGTCGGAATTGCATTGGCAGGAAAAATCGAGAAAAAAGACTTTGTTACATATGTAAGCTTTGGAGAAGGATCTTCCAATCAGGGTGATTTCCATGAAGGAGCCAATTTTGCTGGAGTGCATAAACTTCCTGTCATTTTCGTTTGCGAAAATAATAAATATGCTATTTCTGTTCCAATTGAAAAGCAATTGGCTTGTGAAAATGTTTCTGATAGAGCAATCGGCTACGGCATGCCTGGTTATACAGTCGATGGTAATGATCCAATCGAAGTATACCGTGTCACAAAAGAAGCAGTTGACAGAGCAAGAAGAGGCGAAGGACCAACTTTAATTGAGACAGTTTCATACCGCTTAACGCCTCACTCTTCTGACGATGATGATAGAGCATATAGAGGCCGTGAAGAAGTGGCAGAAGCAAAAGCGAAGGACCCAGTGATTACATTCAAGCAATACTTATTAGACACAGGTGTTCTGACAGAAGATATGGATAAAGAGCTTAATGCTGACATGATGCAAATCATTGATGATGCAACAGAATACGCAGAAAAAGCTCCATATGCAAAACCTGAAGATGCGATGAATTATGTGTACGGGAATTAA
- a CDS encoding alpha-ketoacid dehydrogenase subunit beta produces the protein MAVISYIDAVTMAIREEMERDDKVFILGEDVGVKGGVFKATTGLYEQFGEARVIDAPLAESAIAGVGIGAAMYGMKPIAEMQFADFIMPAVNQIVSEAAKIRYRSNNDWTCPIVIRAPYGGGIHGALYHSQSVEAMFANTPGLKIVMPSTPYDVKGLLKAAVRDPDPVLFFEHKRAYRLIKGEVPDDDYVLPIGKADVKREGEDITVITYGLCVHFALQAAEKLAEDGISAHVLDLRTVYPLDQEAIIEAASKTGKVLLITEDNKEGSIISEVAAIIAENCLFDLDAPIMRLAGPDVPAMPYAPTMEKHFIISPEKVEAAMRKLAEF, from the coding sequence ATGGCAGTTATTTCATATATTGATGCAGTTACAATGGCCATCAGAGAAGAGATGGAAAGAGATGATAAGGTATTTATTTTAGGTGAGGATGTTGGCGTTAAAGGCGGCGTATTTAAGGCAACAACCGGATTATATGAACAGTTCGGTGAAGCAAGAGTTATTGATGCACCACTTGCAGAATCTGCGATTGCAGGTGTCGGCATCGGTGCAGCAATGTACGGAATGAAGCCTATTGCTGAGATGCAATTTGCTGATTTCATTATGCCGGCAGTTAACCAAATAGTCTCAGAGGCGGCGAAAATCCGTTATCGTTCTAACAATGACTGGACTTGTCCAATTGTTATTCGTGCACCATACGGCGGAGGCATCCATGGCGCTCTTTATCATTCCCAATCAGTAGAAGCAATGTTTGCGAACACACCAGGATTGAAAATTGTTATGCCTTCTACACCTTATGATGTGAAGGGGTTATTAAAAGCAGCTGTCCGCGATCCTGATCCTGTATTGTTCTTTGAACATAAACGTGCCTATCGTTTAATTAAAGGTGAAGTACCGGATGATGATTATGTGCTGCCAATCGGCAAGGCAGATGTAAAGCGTGAAGGCGAGGATATCACCGTCATTACATACGGATTGTGCGTCCATTTCGCTCTACAGGCAGCAGAAAAGCTTGCTGAAGACGGGATTTCTGCACATGTATTGGATTTACGCACTGTTTATCCGCTTGATCAAGAAGCAATTATTGAGGCTGCTTCAAAAACAGGTAAAGTACTCCTGATTACAGAGGACAACAAAGAAGGAAGTATCATCAGTGAAGTTGCAGCGATTATTGCTGAAAATTGCCTATTTGACTTAGATGCGCCGATTATGAGACTTGCAGGTCCAGATGTTCCAGCAATGCCTTATGCACCGACAATGGAAAAACACTTCATTATCAGCCCAGAAAAAGTCGAAGCTGCAATGCGCAAGCTGGCAGAATTTTAA